The Candidatus Rokuibacteriota bacterium region GGCGCTGGCCTCCTCGGAGACCGCCTTCGCCTGCTGGCCAGGAAGACGGAACTGGGGCAAGAAGTGCTCGATCAAGAGCGGGATGTCCACCTTTCGCTGTCGCAGCGGCGGCAGAGCCACGTTGATGACATTGAGGCGGTAGTGAAGATCCTCCCGGAAGCGCCCCGCCCGCACCTCCTGGGCCAGGTCCTTGTTGGTGGACGCCAGGATGCGGACATTGACCTTGAGGGTCCGCGTACTCCCCACCCGGCGCAACTCGCCGGCGTCGAGGACCTGGAGGAGCTTCGCCTGCATGCCGGGGCTCATGTCTCCTACCTCATCGAGGAAGAGGGTACCCCCGTCGGCCACTTCGAAGAGGCCCGGCTTCGCGCTGACCGCGCCGGTGAAGGCCCCCTTCTCGTGCCCGAACAGTTCGCTTTCTAGGAGGGGCTCCGGAAAGGCGCTGCAGTTCACGGCTAAGAAGGGCTGGGCACTGCGCCGGCTCCCCTGATGGATGGACCGGGCCACCAGCCCTTTCCCTGTCCCGGTCTCTCCCTGGATCAAGACGTTGGCGTCGGTCGGGGCGATCCGCTCGATCGTGTCGAGCAGGGCGCGGATCGCCGCACTTCGGCCCAGGATAAGCGGGGGCCCCTCCTTCTGGGCCACCATCCGCTTCAGCGCGACGTTCTCTCTCTGGAGCTGCTTTTTCTCGGCCGCCCGTTTGAGGAGCTCCTCGACCTCGGCGAGCCGGGCGGGCTTCGTGAGGTAGTCGTAGGCGCCCAGCTTCATCGCGTGAATGGCGTCGTCGATGTCGGGGTGGCCGGTCAGGATGATGACCTCGGCGGCGACGCCGGCCTCCCTCATCCGTTTCAGAGTCTCCATGCCACCCAGGCCGGGCATCTTGAGATCCAACAGGACAACCTCGACATCGTGGGCAGCCAGTGCCTGGAGGGCCTCTTCCCCGCTCTTCACGCACTGGACGGCGTGCCCCATGCGCCCAAGCTCGCTCTCCATCAAGATGCGGAAGGGTTCTTCGTCATCGACCACCAGGACGCGCATCTGACTCACCGCTTCGCCTGCACGGTCCATGGCGCCGTCACTCCGCTCTCATCGCTGCACCGGCAGCTTCACGGTCACCAGCGCCCCTTTGCCGATGCCTTCGCTCTTGATCTCGATGGTGCCCCCATGCTGCTCGACGATGCTCTGGCAGATCGGGAGACCCAAGCCTGTCCCCTTCCCGACCTCCTTGGTGGTGAAGAAGGGATCGAAGACCTTGGATAGATTCTCCGGTGCGATGCCGCGGCCATTGTCGGCCACGGAGACCTCGACGATCTCGCGGCGGCCTCGAGCGCCGCGCTCCGCCGCGATGACGTCGGCGGCAATTCGCACCTCGCCATCGCCTTCAATCGCGTCGAGGGCATTGGTGAGGAGGTTCAGGAGGAGCTGCTGAAGCATCTGGGCATCGGCCCTCAGCTGGACCGGCTCAGAGGGGGGACGGACGACAATCCGTTTGTTCGCCACGGCGGCCTGCCGCTCCACAAAGGAGACCGACTCCGAGATGAGCCTGTCCAGATCGATCAGCTCGAAGGACGGCTCTCGCTGCCTCGCGAAGTCGAGCAACCTCCGGACAATCGAGGCGGCCCGATCCACCTGCCCCTGAATCATCCCGAGGAAGCGAGGGAAGTCCTCAAACTCTTTCCTGGCCAGAAGCGTCTCCGCCTCAGCGCGCCGCTGGAGGGCCTCGACGAAGCCGGCGATGTGATTCAGTGGGTTATTGAGCTCATGGGCCAGCCCGGCGGCCAGCCGGCCAAGGGAAGCCAGTTTTTCCTGCCTGAGCAGCAGGGCCTGGGACCGCTTGAGCTCCTGGTACGAGCGGTGGAGCTCCTCGTAGAGCCTGGCGTTCTCGATGGCGATCGCGGCCTGGGCCGCCAACGTCTTGGCGATGTCCTGATCGTCTTGGCTGAACTCCTCCGCGCCCCGTTTCTCCGTGAGGTAGAGATTACCGAACACCTTGCCCTTCGAGACGATGGGGACGCCGAGGAAGGACTTCATCGGCGGGTGGTTCTTCGGGAGCCCGTGGGCCCGGGGATCCATCGTGAGGTCCTTCAGGCGCAGAGGCTTCGCCTCACGCACGAGGACGCCAAGAATACCCTTCCCGACCGGCAGGGGGCCGATCGCCCTCTTCGTTTTCTCATCGACCCCCGCCGTGATGAATTGGCTGAGCCCGCCCTTCCCGTCCAGCACCCCAAGGGCTCCGTACCGGGCG contains the following coding sequences:
- a CDS encoding sigma-54 dependent transcriptional regulator — its product is MRVLVVDDEEPFRILMESELGRMGHAVQCVKSGEEALQALAAHDVEVVLLDLKMPGLGGMETLKRMREAGVAAEVIILTGHPDIDDAIHAMKLGAYDYLTKPARLAEVEELLKRAAEKKQLQRENVALKRMVAQKEGPPLILGRSAAIRALLDTIERIAPTDANVLIQGETGTGKGLVARSIHQGSRRSAQPFLAVNCSAFPEPLLESELFGHEKGAFTGAVSAKPGLFEVADGGTLFLDEVGDMSPGMQAKLLQVLDAGELRRVGSTRTLKVNVRILASTNKDLAQEVRAGRFREDLHYRLNVINVALPPLRQRKVDIPLLIEHFLPQFRLPGQQAKAVSEEASALLVDYPWPGNVREVANTIERLVILSPGPVIGRDDLPPNIRAPQQVLAGVDAPDLPLAEMERRHILRVLERTQGKKAEAARLLGIHLKTLNRKLKQYRISP
- a CDS encoding ATP-binding protein, with product MAKTNKASELREGLVAHFRAEGETLRRQWLRQGRTTGAVENLIRQGLENESRALYTAFVDGLEPRNHSRTAACARSIAQRALGAGIPPELLIDSLLALRDVHRRSLVRKYGADARRFAKALDIYSSAANRLLALAVRDIFEAKEAAATREVEQLRTLVKTGMILSAKLSLEAVLQRIANMACKVVGARYGALGVLDGKGGLSQFITAGVDEKTKRAIGPLPVGKGILGVLVREAKPLRLKDLTMDPRAHGLPKNHPPMKSFLGVPIVSKGKVFGNLYLTEKRGAEEFSQDDQDIAKTLAAQAAIAIENARLYEELHRSYQELKRSQALLLRQEKLASLGRLAAGLAHELNNPLNHIAGFVEALQRRAEAETLLARKEFEDFPRFLGMIQGQVDRAASIVRRLLDFARQREPSFELIDLDRLISESVSFVERQAAVANKRIVVRPPSEPVQLRADAQMLQQLLLNLLTNALDAIEGDGEVRIAADVIAAERGARGRREIVEVSVADNGRGIAPENLSKVFDPFFTTKEVGKGTGLGLPICQSIVEQHGGTIEIKSEGIGKGALVTVKLPVQR